The nucleotide window TGAAAATCTGCTCGCCACCATGGACGGCCGCCCCCTTCCCCTGCATTACGATGGTTATGGCGCTTGCCCGCTCACGGTGGAACACGGCAAGATCGTGCTCGCCGAGTTTGGCTATGGCGGCAAGCTGCTGCCCACGTTCCCTATCGATGGCACGCGTGCGACCCGCACCGCCTGGATGCTCAAAAAGTACGTACTGCCCAAGGTCTATTGGGATTACATGCTTCGCGGGCGCGAATGGCTGGCACGACCGAGCCGCCCCCGACCATAGGTGAAACCCCAACTCAATTTTCAGACACGGGTGCCGTTAAAAACGAAAGAACCCGGTTTCGCGACCGGGCACGAGCTTCTAGTCGGGCCACGCCTTGCGCGCGGTCTGCCGGAGCGCGGGAGGATGGCACGTGGTGGCGCGACGGCGCTCACGCGCCCCCCGTTCCCCGCACGATGGCCGACACATTTACGCGTCTTATGCAGAACATGATTCAAGGGTTTTCTGGCGGCACGACCTGTTCGACGCGCGGGCTTGCGATGCCCTGCGGCTTTACACGCGGCAATGACCAACGTTCAACCGAGCGGACACCCGGTGCCCGCCTGCCGAGATGAACGATACGAACGCGCTGCGCCGGCAAGTCGTTCTCGCCGACCTCCTGCTGGACCGCCAGCGGCTCCTTCGCGCCCTCAGCCTGGAGTTGCGAACCCCCAGCCCCCCCAACAGCCACAGCGCGCTGGTGGTGCTGCACGTCGGGCGAGGTCAGCGCACGGCGACCAGCCAATCCGCCGTTTCCGACGCCGATCTGCTCGCGACCATCGCGTTCAGAATCGGCTCGCGTATCCGCCGGCGCGATCTCATTGGCCGGGTATCCGATCAGCAGATAGCCATCCTCCTGCGCGATCTCGGCAGCCGTGAGGCGGCGGTGCAAGTCACCCGTCGCTTCATCCGCTCGGGCGAGTCGCCGGTGCCGTGCGGCAACGGCCTGCTTTACCCGATCCTGTCCGCGGGCATCACGCACCTGCCGCAGGTGCCCGTGTGGCCCGCCACGCTGCTCGAACACACCTCCGACGTCGCCGATCAGGCCATCCGCGAGAGCGCGTCGCGCTTTCTTGTCACGGAAGCCCCTTGCGCGCCGACCGAGGGCATCAACCCGCCGGACGAGGCAGGCAACGAACACCATTGGCGCAGTGCCATCGGACGCGCGCTGTCGGATTCGGAATTCCGCCTGCATTACCAGCCGCAAATCGATATGCGCACTCACCGGCTCACCGGACTCGAGGCGCTGATCCGCTGGCAGCGCGACGACGAACTGATCATGCCCGGCGAGTTCATTCCGGCAGCCGAACGGTGCGACGTGATCGGACCGATCGGCGACTGGACGCTCCAGGAGGCCTGCCGGCAACTCGATCAGTGGCACAAGGCGGGGGAGGAATACCCGCGCGTGGCCGTCAACCTGTCCGCGCAGCAGATGCGCGTGCAGACGCTGGAGACCGTGCGTTACGCCCTTCGGCACCATCGCGTGCCGCCGGACAAGCTCGAAATCGAAATCACCGAATCGTCGCTGATCTCGCACCTCGACGAAGCCGCCACGTTGATGAACGAACTCGTGGCCATGGGCGTGCGGTTGTCGCTCGACGATTTCGGCACCGGCTATTCGAGTTTCGTGCGTCTGAAACGCTGGCCGTTCGGCACCGTGAAGATCGATTACCAGTTCGTGGCCGGCGTACTGCTCGGTGGCTACGACACCGAACTCATCCGTGCGATCATCGCCATTGCCCGCAAGCTCGAAATCGAAACCGTCGCGGAAGGTGTCGAGACCAGCGCGCAACGCGATGCCCTCGCCTCGATGGGCTGCCACGCGTGGCAGGGTTATCATTGCACACGTCCCCTTCCGCCCGGACACATCGAGACATTCATCCGAGACTGGCACGGGCGCCTGTAAGCGCGTCTGCACCCGCATTTGCCGTTGCTCAACGCTTTGTTCAATCGCCGCCGCACCGTTTCCGCCCTGCTAAGCGGCACGACCATCCTGCTGGGTGTGCTTGCTGCCTGGGCCTTCTCCCGCTTCGCCGCCGATCAACTCGTGGCGAGCCGTTCGGCGCGCCTGCTCTTCGAAGAGCGCAGTATCGCCAGCCGGCTGGCTCATGGTACGGTCCATACGGTCAATCAGGACCTGATGCTCATTCGCGGCATTCCCCGCGTGCTTGCGCAGATCGGGCAGATTCAGGATGCCGCCGCCGCCATCGACGCCCAACCGGTGAAGCGCCTGCCGCCAAAGGTGGCCAGACACGCGCTGCTTGCCAACCCGCAACTCAAACCCGTGAACGCGCTGCTGAGCGCCGCGCAACAGTACTTCGGCGCCGATCTCGTCTGGCTGGGCACGTCCGACGGCGTGACGATCGCCTCGAGCGACGCCGACACGGCGAATCCGCTCGTCGGCGACAACTTCGGCGACCGCGCGTACTTCAATGCGGCCGTGCTCGGCGGAGCGGGCCAGCAATACGTCATCGGACGCAAGACGGGGCTCCCCGGGATCTACTTCACGGCGCCGGTCTATCACGACGGCCGTCTAGTCGGCGTGGTGGTGGTCAAGCTCGGCATTCGCAGACTGTCGCACTGGGTGGATACCGGTGCTTCGTTTGTTACGGACCCCAATGGCGTCATCCTGCTCGCCAACGATCCGACATTCACCGGCTTGGCCGTGCCCGGCGCCAGGGTCTTCCGCATGACGCCCGACGAACGGCGTCATCTGTACAAGCGGGAAGACTTCACCGTAGTCCCCATCGAGGCATACGATCTTGCGCCCGGCACGCCCGCGATCTTCCGGCACAGGGGCAGCGGCGACACCGGAAAACACGTGGCCCGTCTCGTTCGCATACGCCCGGACAACCAGCCGTTCCTGCTGGAAGCCGAGGTGTCGACCGACGACGATCTCGTGATCTACACCATGAGCGAGGCGCCCACGCTCGGCAGCCTGTCCATCGAACGCCGCCGCTACGCAGTCCTGGTGTTTGCCTTGCTGCTAAGCTCCGCTGGCGCGCTGTACCTGCTGGTTAGGTACCTGCGTCGAGAAAAACTTCAACTGTCCGACACTCTCGCCAAGAATGCCGCGCTCGAGCATGAAGTCAAATACGATGCGCTCACAGGGGCGCTGTCGCGCGGCCACTTCCTCAAGCGCCTGAATTCGGAAGTCGCACGGGCCGAGGCGACCGGCATGCCTGCCTGCGTCATACTCGTGGATCTCGACCATTTCAAGCAGATCAACGACACCTGGGGGCATGCACGCGGCGATACGGTTCTGGCCCACTTCGTCCACCTTTGTCACGAATCGTTACGCGAAGATGACATTTGTGGTCGTTTGGGTGGCGAAGAATTCGCTATCATCCTGAGTGGTGCAACGGAGGCCCGAGCCTTTGAAGCCGCCGAGCGGCTGCGCGACGCCGTTCACACCAGCCGCATTCCCGTCGACGACCGGACGCTTCAATTCACGATCAGCGCCGGTGTCGCGCAATGGCACCCTCGCGATGACGCCAATGCATGGCTCAGACGTGCCGATGCGGCGCTTTATCTTGCCAAATCTCACGGACGCGATCGTTGCGCCCGTGAATCCGACCTCCGGGACCTCACCCGAGGCGGATCGTAACGGACTTCGGGCTCACCGGCCCGGGGTCGCCAACCCAGACCGGACCGATGCCCAAGACGAATTTCGCCACATTCGCCCCATCGCCGCTGCGCGTCCTGCAATGCGGGGCGACGGCGCTCTGCCTGGCCCTGAGCCAGACAGCCCACGCCGATCTCTCGCTATTGCAACCGCCACGCGCGCTGGCCGGCGGCGCACCGCTCCAGCTCATCCTGCTCGCCACCCAGGACACCCCCGGGCGCAAGACGATCAAAGTACCGGCCGAGATCGTCGTGCGCGTCTCCAACGACGACTTCAAGCCCACGCTGCTGCACCTCAAGCGCGCCGCGCTCGAGCCGTCCGAAGTCACGCTCTCGAACGGCCAGTTTCGGCGCATTTCGTACTCCGCAGTATTGCCCGCCGAATGGCGCGGTTCGGTGCGTATCGAGCCCGTCGACTGGGATGCATCGACGACCACCATCGTGCTCGATCGGGCCGCGCCGGCAGAGCCGATGGTGGCAGCCGCACCGGCGCCTTCGGGCACGGGCGGTGCATCGTCGGCCGTGCCCGCCGCCCCTTCGGCTCCTGCCGCCTCCGGCGCATCGGCCGCGGCATCCCCCGACGTGATTGCCCCCACCAGCGACACCGAGTTCGCGCGCATCTCGTCCAATGAGCCGATGTACATTGCCTTTGGGAAGAACGGCGATGCCAATGCGCGCTTCCAGTTGAGCTTCAAGTTCCACATCCTGAAGCCGGACAATCCGACGTCGAAGGCCTTCCTCGACAATCTGTATTTCGGCTATACCCAACTGTCGATCTGGGATCTCGAAGCCGAATCGGCCCCGTTCCGGGATTCGAACTACCGGCCGAGTCTGTTCTACTACGTCCCCGATACCGGCGTACGCGCCGGCTGGTTTTCGTCGCTGGGCGTCGCCGCCGGGTTCGAGCACGAATCCAATGGCAAGGCCGGCACCGATTCCCGAAGCATTAACACGGTGTTCGTCAAACCCATCTTCAAGTTCGGCAATCTGTCCGACTATCACTGGACGATCGCGCCAAAGTTCTATGCGTATGTCGAGAAAAAAGACAACCCCGACATCCAGAACTATCGCGGCTACATGGATCTGCTTGTTTTGTGGGGCAAGCCGAACGGTTGGCAGATCGGCGCAACGCTGCGCAAGGGCATGAAACGCAACTACGGCAGTGTGGACGTTCAGGTGACGTATCCCCTGGGCAAGCTGATCCCAGGAACCGGCGGCTATCTCTGGCTCGGTTACTTCACAGGCTACGGCGA belongs to Pandoraea pnomenusa and includes:
- a CDS encoding sensor domain-containing diguanylate cyclase, whose protein sequence is MLNALFNRRRTVSALLSGTTILLGVLAAWAFSRFAADQLVASRSARLLFEERSIASRLAHGTVHTVNQDLMLIRGIPRVLAQIGQIQDAAAAIDAQPVKRLPPKVARHALLANPQLKPVNALLSAAQQYFGADLVWLGTSDGVTIASSDADTANPLVGDNFGDRAYFNAAVLGGAGQQYVIGRKTGLPGIYFTAPVYHDGRLVGVVVVKLGIRRLSHWVDTGASFVTDPNGVILLANDPTFTGLAVPGARVFRMTPDERRHLYKREDFTVVPIEAYDLAPGTPAIFRHRGSGDTGKHVARLVRIRPDNQPFLLEAEVSTDDDLVIYTMSEAPTLGSLSIERRRYAVLVFALLLSSAGALYLLVRYLRREKLQLSDTLAKNAALEHEVKYDALTGALSRGHFLKRLNSEVARAEATGMPACVILVDLDHFKQINDTWGHARGDTVLAHFVHLCHESLREDDICGRLGGEEFAIILSGATEARAFEAAERLRDAVHTSRIPVDDRTLQFTISAGVAQWHPRDDANAWLRRADAALYLAKSHGRDRCARESDLRDLTRGGS
- a CDS encoding phospholipase A translates to MPKTNFATFAPSPLRVLQCGATALCLALSQTAHADLSLLQPPRALAGGAPLQLILLATQDTPGRKTIKVPAEIVVRVSNDDFKPTLLHLKRAALEPSEVTLSNGQFRRISYSAVLPAEWRGSVRIEPVDWDASTTTIVLDRAAPAEPMVAAAPAPSGTGGASSAVPAAPSAPAASGASAAASPDVIAPTSDTEFARISSNEPMYIAFGKNGDANARFQLSFKFHILKPDNPTSKAFLDNLYFGYTQLSIWDLEAESAPFRDSNYRPSLFYYVPDTGVRAGWFSSLGVAAGFEHESNGKAGTDSRSINTVFVKPIFKFGNLSDYHWTIAPKFYAYVEKKDNPDIQNYRGYMDLLVLWGKPNGWQIGATLRKGMKRNYGSVDVQVTYPLGKLIPGTGGYLWLGYFTGYGEDMLDYNRHSPSQVRIGYSVFRW
- a CDS encoding putative bifunctional diguanylate cyclase/phosphodiesterase; this encodes MNDTNALRRQVVLADLLLDRQRLLRALSLELRTPSPPNSHSALVVLHVGRGQRTATSQSAVSDADLLATIAFRIGSRIRRRDLIGRVSDQQIAILLRDLGSREAAVQVTRRFIRSGESPVPCGNGLLYPILSAGITHLPQVPVWPATLLEHTSDVADQAIRESASRFLVTEAPCAPTEGINPPDEAGNEHHWRSAIGRALSDSEFRLHYQPQIDMRTHRLTGLEALIRWQRDDELIMPGEFIPAAERCDVIGPIGDWTLQEACRQLDQWHKAGEEYPRVAVNLSAQQMRVQTLETVRYALRHHRVPPDKLEIEITESSLISHLDEAATLMNELVAMGVRLSLDDFGTGYSSFVRLKRWPFGTVKIDYQFVAGVLLGGYDTELIRAIIAIARKLEIETVAEGVETSAQRDALASMGCHAWQGYHCTRPLPPGHIETFIRDWHGRL